Proteins encoded together in one Panthera uncia isolate 11264 chromosome A2, Puncia_PCG_1.0, whole genome shotgun sequence window:
- the TINCR gene encoding TINCR ubiquitin domain containing yields the protein MEGLRRGLSRWKRYHIKVHLADEALLLPLTVRPRDTLSDLRAQLVGQGVCSWKRTFYYNARRLDDHQTVRDVRLQDGSVLLLVSDPR from the coding sequence ATGGAGGGGCTGCGGCGGGGCCTGTCGCGCTGGAAGCGCTACCACATCAAGGTGCACCTGGCGGACGAGGCGCTGCTGCTGCCGCTCACGGTGCGGCCGCGCGACACGCTCAGCGACCTGCGCGCGCAGCTCGTGGGCCAGGGCGTGTGCTCCTGGAAGCGCACCTTCTACTACAACGCGCGGCGGCTGGACGACCACCAGACGGTGCGCGACGTGCGCCTGCAGGACGGCTCCGTGCTGCTGCTCGT